One stretch of Bernardetia sp. DNA includes these proteins:
- a CDS encoding HipA family kinase, with amino-acid sequence MKIPIYEAIEFKKVLQEGGSTKPWLVEVSVSDSTETYVVKVFKKDTLNQYPAVANEVFANILAKELGLSVPPMALVNFSDTFITTLSNQEKELIEKDIIDSRVKFASLYLPNTQIYSLLSSGLDKYDRAEIYAFDNLIHNSDRKVIKPNLLLDINSEKYYLIDHELSICGIQGSYLTKIQRGEWLYNFKNHLFFHLQYDEKDIFAHFIESLRHISVNCLDKAHHELVKHGHRTPLDSFKPYLQHLKNNSHIFEKILYRQIRNE; translated from the coding sequence ATGAAAATACCTATTTATGAAGCTATTGAGTTTAAAAAAGTTCTTCAAGAAGGAGGTTCTACTAAACCGTGGCTTGTTGAAGTATCTGTTTCAGACAGTACAGAAACTTATGTGGTTAAAGTATTTAAAAAAGATACTTTGAATCAATATCCAGCAGTAGCCAATGAAGTTTTTGCCAATATTTTAGCTAAAGAATTAGGTTTATCTGTTCCTCCAATGGCTTTGGTTAACTTTAGCGATACTTTTATAACTACCCTTTCAAACCAAGAAAAAGAACTGATTGAAAAAGATATAATAGACAGTAGAGTTAAGTTTGCTTCTTTGTATTTGCCCAATACTCAAATTTATTCTTTGCTTTCGTCAGGCTTAGATAAATATGACAGAGCTGAAATTTATGCTTTTGATAATTTGATACATAATTCAGATAGAAAAGTTATAAAACCAAATTTATTATTGGATATAAATAGTGAAAAATACTATCTCATTGACCATGAGTTGAGTATATGTGGCATTCAGGGAAGTTATTTAACAAAGATTCAAAGAGGAGAGTGGTTATATAATTTTAAAAACCATCTATTTTTTCACCTTCAATATGATGAAAAAGATATTTTTGCTCATTTTATAGAATCATTACGTCATATTTCCGTAAATTGTTTAGATAAAGCTCATCATGAGCTTGTGAAGCATGGACATAGAACACCATTAGATAGCTTCAAACCCTATCTACAACACTTGAAAAATAACAGTCATATTTTTGAGAAAATTTTGTATAGACAAATAAGAAATGAATAA